The window CCGTAGTCTATGTTTTTCTTTTTGCGAATCCCGGCGGTATCAATCAGCCGATATTGTTGTCCATCACGTTCGATAAAGGTGTCTATCGCATCTCGCGTTGTACCAGAAATGGGGCTGACAATGGCTCTTTGTTCACCCACAAACGCATTTAATAAACTTGATTTACCCACATTTGGCCGACCAATGATCGCCACTTTAATTTCGTTGGTTTCTGGTACTTCTGTTACCGATGGAATGTGTTTAATTAACTCGTCGAGTAAGTCGCCTGTACCGTTGCCATGAATTGCAGAGATGGGGTATGGTTCTCCTAACCCCAATTCCCAAAACTCGGCTGCTTGAGTTAAGCCTTGTTCTGGAGATTCGCATTTGTTCACAGCCAGGAGTACTGGTACTGGTTGTTGACGTAACCACTGAGCGATTTCTTCATCAGCTGATGTGGGGCCTGTCTGACCATTCACTACAAAAATGGCTGCACTGGCTTCGTTGAGGGCTGCTAGTGCTTGCTGACGAATTAATGGCAAAAATTCGGTGTCATCGTTAAAGACTAAACCACCTGTATCTACCACTAAATACTCGCGATCATTCCAAAAAGCAGGTAGATAAGTGCGATCGCGGGTCACACCTGGTTCGTCGTGGACAATCGCCGTTTGTTCCCCAGCGAGACGATTAACCAGGGTGGATTTGCCGACATTCGGTCGGCCGATAATTGCAACAATTGGCAGTCCCATAAAACCAGGAGTAGAGAAACAGTAATTATATCACATCTGTTTATTTTAATTCTTAAGAAACGTGGGGAGTTGGGAATAGGGAGTAGGGGAAGAATGTGTTTTTAAACATCTTGACCTTGGACTAAGTGACTTAAGTCGTGGTTCATCTTGCACAAGAACAAAACCCGCACTTCCGCAAGATCAGTCACCGCCGCGCGGGTTCCTAAACCCTTGATTTTGCTTTAGTCCGAGAAGGCGGACTTTGTTTGTATAGCCGCGATTTTAATCGTCGGGGCTAGTTACTCCCTATTCCCGACTCTCCACTCCCTTATGACTTGAGTCTTTATTTATTTTTCTCTGATAAAAGAAAACTGCACTCGAAATCTTCAATAACAAGCTTGGCAAAAAAACTGGCAATCACAGCGAAGGAGATTGTGTGTTGATAACTCGTAAGTGGTTGATAAAAGCCAGCAGATCAGCTTTTCGATTTATAAGATGGTGCTTATTGCTTGGCTGCTGCACTTTACTATATGCCCATTTAATTGAACCGAATTGGATTGAAATTAATTCTTTACAACTGACATTACCCAATCTCGCCCCAGAATTTAACGGTTATCGCATTGTCCAAATTAGTGATATTCACCGCGATCGCTGGATGACTCCGCGACGACTCAAGCGGATAGTCCGACTAGTTAACCAACAAAAACCCGATTTAATTGCAATTACAGGTGATTTAGTCACTCGCAATTTACCACAATTCATCCCTTCATTAACAGTTTGTTTAAATCACTTCACACCCAAAGATAAAACTGTAGCCATATTAGGAAACCACGACCACGAGAATGATACTCCAGCAATTATCCAAGCCATAAAACAAAGCAATATTGTCTATTTGGAGAATGATATTTATACACTCAAACGCGGAAGTGCAATGTTACATATTGCGGGTATAGATGATGTGCAGATGGGTAAAAGCCGCCTAGATTTAGTGATGCAGAAATTACCCAATACAGGCGCAGCAATATTGTTAGCCCATGAACCAGATTTTGCTATTACCAGTACGGCAACAGGACGGTTTGATTTGCAACTGTCAGGACATTCTCACGGCGGACAAATTCGCCTACCATTTATCACACCGCCTATACTTCCGCCTTTTGCAAGACAGTATTATTTAGGAAAATATCAGCTAGGTAAGATGTTTTTGTATACTAACCGAGGCTTAGGAATGACAGGTTTACATCTGCGTTTTTTTGCTCGTCCTGAAATTACTGTATTTACCTTGCAAATGAAATTAAAGATTTAATAGAAATTTACTTTATTAATCTTGAATCCCATACTATGTAAGGATTTAACCTAGTATCAAGTATTAATTTGTTATAGCCAGTCTAGGAGAGACATTATTTTTAATAAACCACATATTTAATATTAAGTAAATATTTTTCAGCGTTGTATATATGCGGGATGAATTAAGCCTTTTTAACAAGAGTTAAATATCGTTTTTTTGCGCTTCTGCGCGGTAGTTGCTACTCTGCGAAAAGCCGCGCAAAGCGCGTCTACAAGTCGGAGAAACCGCCCAACGCGCTACCTTGCCTTTGCGCGACACAAAAAACATCCCGCTAATCAGCAACGCCCATTATTCTAAATTCAAAATTGGTAAATCGCCACTATTATCTTCTAGAGCCTTTTCTGCCATTTGCGATGTTACCCAATGACGATAATCTATGAGTAGCTGATGCAACAATCTTTGCTTAACAGTAACTAAGACACTCTTGAGTAAACCATTGCCAGTAGCTTCTAAAATTGGCTTTGGAGTGAGAGAAAATGGTGGCGGTAGTTCTACTTGTACTTCTAAATCAGCTTTTCCTTCCAGACGAGTACCATTGCTAGATTGATGTGGTGATAAATAACCTTTTAAATTGAGGCTAAAACGTTGGTTAATATACTCAAACCCTCGGATTTCACAACCTACTGAACGCAAATAAATTACACTATTTGATTCTGCCCAAACCCTCATATCTACAGTTGGTTGAATACTCAATGTCATAAAAGATAGAGGACGCATTTTTAGCCGAAATACTTCCTCAGAAAGCTGTTGGACACGACTGTTATCAACTAAAGCATTCACCAATCGTTGAGGCTGCCGCAAGTAATGTTGAATAGGAATAGGCTGTTGCGGTACAGCAATTTTTACCGATTGAGAAGCAGTAAATCTTGTAGGCATGATTTTGCAGACAGCAGTGATTTGATACTTTTATATGGTAATAAATTTATGGCAATGATTATTTTAATCTACTCAAATAATAAACATAGATATTACTTATGTATGACCTCAGACTTTAATAATAGATTTATTAAATCACAAGATTTTTAAAATAAATTAGTAATATTTTTATAATTATAAATCAAATTGCAGTCATTTTCCAAAAATGTTTTTTTCAGTATAAGAAACAAAAATATAAAAAATAATACCAGTGTTCAATGAGAGAACAAATTTCATCTCTGTGATGTGTGTCTACTCACTGCTATAGGACTGATATTTGATTTCTGAAAAAAATCAGTACATTCAGATTAGGCTTCTTTCCTACTCCCGACTCCCCATTCCCTATTCCCTATTCCCTACCTACACAAATAAATTTAGAAATCAAACCGGATTCCTATATCTCAATATGAAATTTAGCTGTTAGGAATTACTTCTGAAAAGAAAAAATCAAAGTTTTATGCCAATGTATTGGGGTGGATGTAATGTTGTCCCGATACGCAATATGGTAAGTCTGCTAGTGAATGCAATTACAAACTGTATCGTTGTTTAAGATAGAACAGCAGTGTGGAGTTCAACAAAGCTAAATCAATGTTTTATTGCTTCAAATATGGATTTGCTGCGGTATAGTCTATTAATCTCACAATAGTTCCTGTTCCAACATTATGTCTTTATCTATTGCTCATTTAGGCCCACCAGGTACTTATGCAGAACAAGCGGCAGTTTTATATGTCAACTGGCTAACCAAAACAACGGGAACTGAAGCTACTTTATGTCCATATCCCAGCATAGCGCAGTCACTCCAAGCTGTGGCAGCAGGCAAAACACAGTTAGCAGTTGTACCAGTCGAAAATTCCATTGAAGGTAGTGTGACTATGACAATGGATGCACTATGGCAATTGGATAGTTTGCAAATTCAATTGGCTTTAGTGATGCCTATAGTTCATAGCTTGATTTCTGTCGCTTCTGGTTTAGATAAAATTGAAAAGGTTTATTCCCATCCCCAAGCTTTAGCCCAATGTCAAAATTGGTTGGGACAATCTCTGCCAAATGTACAAATTATACCGAGTAATTCCACAACAGAAGCTCTACAATTATTAAAGCAAGATTTAACAGCAGCTGCGATCGCTTCTTCTAGAGCAGCCCAACTTTATAACTTGCCAATTCTCGCCCAAGGCATTAATGACTATCCC is drawn from Aulosira sp. FACHB-615 and contains these coding sequences:
- the der gene encoding ribosome biogenesis GTPase Der, giving the protein MGLPIVAIIGRPNVGKSTLVNRLAGEQTAIVHDEPGVTRDRTYLPAFWNDREYLVVDTGGLVFNDDTEFLPLIRQQALAALNEASAAIFVVNGQTGPTSADEEIAQWLRQQPVPVLLAVNKCESPEQGLTQAAEFWELGLGEPYPISAIHGNGTGDLLDELIKHIPSVTEVPETNEIKVAIIGRPNVGKSSLLNAFVGEQRAIVSPISGTTRDAIDTFIERDGQQYRLIDTAGIRKKKNIDYGTEFFSINRAFKAIRRADVVLLVLDALDGVTEQDQKLAGRIIEEGRACIVVVNKWDAVEKDSHTIYDYEKSLQERLHFTDWASTIFVSALTGQRVEKILELVVQAAAEHKRRVTTSVINEVLEEAVRWHSPPTSRGGRQGRIYYGTQVSSRPPTIALFVNDAKRFNDNYRRYIERQFRQQLGFKGTPIRLLWRSKKVRDMESGNVNRATRV
- a CDS encoding DUF1997 domain-containing protein, which translates into the protein MPTRFTASQSVKIAVPQQPIPIQHYLRQPQRLVNALVDNSRVQQLSEEVFRLKMRPLSFMTLSIQPTVDMRVWAESNSVIYLRSVGCEIRGFEYINQRFSLNLKGYLSPHQSSNGTRLEGKADLEVQVELPPPFSLTPKPILEATGNGLLKSVLVTVKQRLLHQLLIDYRHWVTSQMAEKALEDNSGDLPILNLE
- a CDS encoding metallophosphoesterase, which translates into the protein MLITRKWLIKASRSAFRFIRWCLLLGCCTLLYAHLIEPNWIEINSLQLTLPNLAPEFNGYRIVQISDIHRDRWMTPRRLKRIVRLVNQQKPDLIAITGDLVTRNLPQFIPSLTVCLNHFTPKDKTVAILGNHDHENDTPAIIQAIKQSNIVYLENDIYTLKRGSAMLHIAGIDDVQMGKSRLDLVMQKLPNTGAAILLAHEPDFAITSTATGRFDLQLSGHSHGGQIRLPFITPPILPPFARQYYLGKYQLGKMFLYTNRGLGMTGLHLRFFARPEITVFTLQMKLKI
- the pheA gene encoding prephenate dehydratase, with protein sequence MSLSIAHLGPPGTYAEQAAVLYVNWLTKTTGTEATLCPYPSIAQSLQAVAAGKTQLAVVPVENSIEGSVTMTMDALWQLDSLQIQLALVMPIVHSLISVASGLDKIEKVYSHPQALAQCQNWLGQSLPNVQIIPSNSTTEALQLLKQDLTAAAIASSRAAQLYNLPILAQGINDYPENCTRFWVVSQNNAKFEYHINNLNPTHSSLAFSLPANIPGALIKPLQVFAELGINLSRIESRPTKRSLGEYVFFLDLETDIQQPKMQSALADLIGYLEILKIFGSYGVLSVNTSES